Genomic DNA from Pseudomonas sp. CCC3.1:
GACCCAGGCGTTTGAAAACAGCCGCAACAAAGTCGCCCAATGGCTCAACGCGGCCGACTGCGGGCAAATTGTCTTCACCCACGGTGCCACGTCGGCACTCAATCTTCTGGCTTACGGGCTGGAACACCAATTCACTCCGGGCGATGAAATAGTCATCAGCGCCCTGGAACACCACGCCAACTTGTTGCCGTGGCAACAGCTTGCAAAACGCAAACAACTGACGCTGGTGGTGCTGCCACTGAATGCCGACGGGGTAATTGACCTCGACGCAGCCGCGCGCCTGATCACTCCGCGCACCCGCCTGCTGGCCGTCAGCCAGCTATCCAACGTGCTCGGTGTGTGGCAGCCGCTGCCTGAATTGCTGGCACTGGCCAAAGCGCACAACGCGCTGACCGTGGTCGATGGCGCCCAAGGCGTGGTTCACGGCCGTCAGGACGTACACGCACTGGGCTGCGACTTCTATGTTTTTTCCAGCCACAAACTGTATGGCCCTGATGGTTTGGGCGTGCTGTTTGGCCGTTATGCGGCGCTGGCCGGCCTGCAACACTGGCAGTTTGGCGGTGAGATGGTGCAAGACGCCGACTACCAGCACGCCACGTTTCGCCCGGCACCGCTGGGCTTTGAAGCTGGCACGCCACCAATTGCCAGCGTGATCGGCCTGGGCGCGACCCTCAGCTATTTGAGCAGCCTCGACCAGGCAGCCGTCGACGCCCACGAAACCGCGCTGCACCGACTTTTGGTTGACGGTTTGCAACAACGCCAAGGCATTCGTCTACTCGGCTCGCCGCAGCTGGCGCTGGTGAGTTTTGTGGTTGAAGGCGTGCACAACGCCGACTTGGCCCACCTGCTGACCGAGCAAGGCATCGCCGTGCGGGCCGGGCATCACTGCGCCATGCCACTGCTGAAAAGTCTGGGGTTGGCGGGAGCGATTCGCGTGTCGCTGGCGTTGTACAACGACTCTGACGATGTGCAGCGCTTTTTCGATGCCCTCGACCAGGCACTGGAGTTGCTGCAATGACCCTGCCTGCTGACGCCCAAGATGCCCTCGACAGTTTTGAGCACTGTGCCAGTTGGGAACAGCGCGCACGTTTGCTGATGCAATGGGGCCAACGTCTGCCAGAACTGAGCGATGCCGACAAAATCGACGCCAATCGCGTGCATGGCTGTGAAAGCCAAGTGTGGTTGGTGGGCGAGTTAAAAGACGGCCACTGGCAATTTGCTGCCAGCAGCGATGCGCGATTGATTCGTGGGCTGGTGGCGTTATTGCTGGCGCGGGTCAATGGGTTATCCAGCGAAGCATTGCAACACGTGGACCTGCCTGACTGGTTTAACCAGTTGGGCCTGAGCCGCCAACTCTCGCCTTCGCGCAGCAATGGGCTGAATGCGGTGTTGCAACGGATGCGTGAGTTGTCTGCTCAACACTAACCCGGTAGGAGCGAGCTTGCCTCGCGATCTTTTGCCTTTAACATCAAAAGATCGCGAGACAAGCTCGCTCCTACAGCTCAGGGTTTGGCCTTGACCTTCTCCGAAGGCCGGCGCACACCCGCAACGATCTTGTCCACGGCCTTGGTGGCCGCGACCATACCGAAGGTGGCCGTGACCATCATCACGGCGCCAAAACCACCGGCACAATCGAGTTTCACCCCGTCCCCGACAAAACTCTTTTGTAAGCAAATGCTGCCATCTGGCTTGGGATAGCGCAGTTGTTCGGTCGAGAACACGCAGGGCACGCTGTAATGACGGGTCACGGTGCGCGAAAAACCATAGTCGCGGCGCAGGGTCGAACGCACTTTCGAAGCCAGCGGGTCATTAAAGGTGCGGTTCAAGTCGCAAACCTGAATCAGCGTCGGGTCTATCTGCCCGCCCGCACCGCCGGTGGTGATGATCTGGATCTTGCGTCGTTTGCACCAGGCAATCAGCGCCGCTTTGGCATTCACGCTGTCGATGCAGTCAATCACGCAATCAATGTTGGGGGTGATGTACTCGGCCATGGTTTCGCGAGTCACGAAATCAGCGACCTCGTGCACGATGCAGTCCGGGTTGATCTGGCGCAGACGCTCAGCCATCACTTCGACCTTGTCCCGACCAATGGTCGAGCTCAAGGCATGCAACTGACGGTTGCTGTTGCTGACACAGACGTCATCCAGGTCAAACAGCGAGATTTCTCCCACGCCACAGCGGGCAATCGCCTCGGCCGCCCATGACCCAACGCCACCCACACCGACGATCGCCACGTGCGCCGCACGCAGTCGTTCCAGGCCTTCCAAGCCATATAACCGGGCTACACCGGCAAACCGCGGATCTTCTGTACTCATCGCCAACACCCCAAAAACCGGCGCGCATTATAGGGGTCAGGCGTGTCGTTTAGTATCTTTCGTACGCTCTATGCGACCAAGCCTGCTTTAATGACTCACAAAGTAACAAGATAAGAGCCACAAGAATTAAAGAAGTAGCCTAAGTCTACTACCGCAAACCTAAGCCCGACCTGATTCCGTGCGCTGTACGTCTGGTCAGAGAGAAGTGTAGGATGCGCGCCGCTGTAGCTCCTGCCGACCGATCTTCGTTCCACTCCCTTTGGAACCCGAAATAGTTATGTCATCGCGTAAATTTGGACTCAACCTGGTGGTGGTGCTGGCCATCGCTGCCCTATTCACTGGTTTCTGGGCGCTGATTAACCGCCCGGTTTCTGCTCCCAACTGGCCAGATCAAATTTCTGGCTTTTCGTATTCGCCGTTTCAGCAAGGCCAATACCCGCAGAAAGACCAGTACCCGACCGACGATGAAATGCGTCGCGACCTGGAAATATTGAGCAAGCTGACCGACAACATTCGGACCTACTCGGTCGACGGCACCTTGGGCAATATTCCCAAACTGGCGGAAGAGTTCGGTTTGCGGGTCACGCTCGGGATCTGGATCAGCCCCGATCAAGCGCGCAATGAACGCGAAATCCAAAAGGCCATCGAACTGGCCAATCACTCGCGCAGCGTGGTGCGTGTTGTGGTGGGCAACGAAGCCCTGTTCCGCGAAGAGATCACGCCTGAAGAACTGATCGTGTTGCTGGACCGCGTTCGCGCAGCCGTCAAAGTGCCCGTGACGACGTCCGAGCAATGGCACATCTGGGAGAAATACCCGCAACTGGCCAAACACGTTGACCTGATTGCCGCGCACATTCTGCCCTACTGGGAATTTATCCCGATGGACAAGGCCGGCCAGTTCGTTCTGGAACGCGCCCGCGACCTGAAAAAGATGTTCCCGAAAAAACCGCTGCTGCTCTCCGAAGTGGGCTGGCCGAGTAACGGCCGCATGCGCGGTGGCGCAGACGCGACGCCCGCAGACCAGGCGATTTACCTGCGCACGCTGGTGAACACCCTCAACCGTCGCGGCTACAACTACTTCGTGATCGAAGCCTTCGACCAGCCGTGGAAAGCCAGCGATGAAGGTTCTGTGGGCGCCTACTGGGGCGTATACAACGCGGCCCGCCAGCAGAAGTTCAACTTCGAAGGCCCGGTTGTGGCCATTCCGCAGTGGCGCGTGCTGGCCATTGGCTCGGTGGTGATGGGCTTGCTGTCGCTGGCCTTGCTGCTGATTGACGGCTCGGCCTTGCGCCAGCGTGGTCGCACGTTCCTGACATTTACCGCATTCCTGTGCGGCTCTGCCCTGGTGTGGATCGGCTACGACTACAGTCAGCAATACAGCACCTGGTTCAGCCTGACCGTGGGTTTCCTGCTTGGGCTGGGCGCACTCGGAGTGTTTATTGTGTTACTCACCGAGGCCCATGAACTCGCCGAAGCGGTATGGGTTCGCAAACGCCGACGGGAGTTTTTACCGGTCGAAAGCGATGATGCCTACAGACCTAAAGTCTCGATCCATGTGCCGTGCTACAACGAGCCACCGGAGATGGTCAAACAGACCCTCGATGCGCTGGCCAACCTCGACTACCCGGATTTCGAAGTGTTGCTGATCGACAACAACACCAAAGACCCGGCCGTCTGGGAGCCGGTGCGTGACTATTGCGCCACCTTGGGCCCACGCTTCAAATTCTTCCACGTCGCGCCCTTGGCCGGTTTCAAGGGCGGCGCGCTGAACTACCTGATCCCGCACACCGCGCCGGATGCCGAAGTGATCGCCGTGATCGACTCCGATTACTGCGTCGATCGCAACTGGCTCAAGCACATGGTGCCGCACTTTGCCGACCCGAAAATCGCCATCGTGCAGTCCCCGCAGGACTACCGCGACCAGAGCGAAAGTACCTTCAAAAAGCTCTGCTACTCGGAATACAAAGGGTTCTTCCACATAGGCATGGTCACCCGCAATGACCGAG
This window encodes:
- the tcdA gene encoding tRNA cyclic N6-threonylcarbamoyladenosine(37) synthase TcdA — encoded protein: MSTEDPRFAGVARLYGLEGLERLRAAHVAIVGVGGVGSWAAEAIARCGVGEISLFDLDDVCVSNSNRQLHALSSTIGRDKVEVMAERLRQINPDCIVHEVADFVTRETMAEYITPNIDCVIDCIDSVNAKAALIAWCKRRKIQIITTGGAGGQIDPTLIQVCDLNRTFNDPLASKVRSTLRRDYGFSRTVTRHYSVPCVFSTEQLRYPKPDGSICLQKSFVGDGVKLDCAGGFGAVMMVTATFGMVAATKAVDKIVAGVRRPSEKVKAKP
- a CDS encoding glycosyltransferase, whose translation is MSSRKFGLNLVVVLAIAALFTGFWALINRPVSAPNWPDQISGFSYSPFQQGQYPQKDQYPTDDEMRRDLEILSKLTDNIRTYSVDGTLGNIPKLAEEFGLRVTLGIWISPDQARNEREIQKAIELANHSRSVVRVVVGNEALFREEITPEELIVLLDRVRAAVKVPVTTSEQWHIWEKYPQLAKHVDLIAAHILPYWEFIPMDKAGQFVLERARDLKKMFPKKPLLLSEVGWPSNGRMRGGADATPADQAIYLRTLVNTLNRRGYNYFVIEAFDQPWKASDEGSVGAYWGVYNAARQQKFNFEGPVVAIPQWRVLAIGSVVMGLLSLALLLIDGSALRQRGRTFLTFTAFLCGSALVWIGYDYSQQYSTWFSLTVGFLLGLGALGVFIVLLTEAHELAEAVWVRKRRREFLPVESDDAYRPKVSIHVPCYNEPPEMVKQTLDALANLDYPDFEVLLIDNNTKDPAVWEPVRDYCATLGPRFKFFHVAPLAGFKGGALNYLIPHTAPDAEVIAVIDSDYCVDRNWLKHMVPHFADPKIAIVQSPQDYRDQSESTFKKLCYSEYKGFFHIGMVTRNDRDAIIQHGTMTMTRRSVLEELGWADWCICEDAELGLRVFEKGYSAAYSQNSYGKGLMPDTFIDFKKQRFRWAYGAIQIIKRHTSSLLLGKDTELTRGQRYHFLAGWLPWVADGMNIFFTVGALLWSAAMIIVPTRVDPPLLIFAIPPLALFVFKVGKIIFLYRRTVGVNLKDAFAAALAGLALSHTIAKAVLYGFFTTSIPFFRTPKNADNHGFWVAISEAREEVFIMLLLWGAALGIFVVHGLPSNDMRFWVVMLLVQSLPYLAALIMAFTSSLPKPEQALEQQPTA
- a CDS encoding SufE family protein, producing the protein MTLPADAQDALDSFEHCASWEQRARLLMQWGQRLPELSDADKIDANRVHGCESQVWLVGELKDGHWQFAASSDARLIRGLVALLLARVNGLSSEALQHVDLPDWFNQLGLSRQLSPSRSNGLNAVLQRMRELSAQH
- a CDS encoding cysteine desulfurase, which translates into the protein MLLPSPWRADFPAIAALQRQDQTYLDNAATTQKPQALLDALTHYYASGAANVHRAQHLPGAHATQAFENSRNKVAQWLNAADCGQIVFTHGATSALNLLAYGLEHQFTPGDEIVISALEHHANLLPWQQLAKRKQLTLVVLPLNADGVIDLDAAARLITPRTRLLAVSQLSNVLGVWQPLPELLALAKAHNALTVVDGAQGVVHGRQDVHALGCDFYVFSSHKLYGPDGLGVLFGRYAALAGLQHWQFGGEMVQDADYQHATFRPAPLGFEAGTPPIASVIGLGATLSYLSSLDQAAVDAHETALHRLLVDGLQQRQGIRLLGSPQLALVSFVVEGVHNADLAHLLTEQGIAVRAGHHCAMPLLKSLGLAGAIRVSLALYNDSDDVQRFFDALDQALELLQ